The proteins below come from a single Maylandia zebra isolate NMK-2024a linkage group LG23, Mzebra_GT3a, whole genome shotgun sequence genomic window:
- the cnppd1 gene encoding protein CNPPD1: MDFDALFNENTFQFSDFQEFTFLPGHQKLTERVRKRLYYGLDNDVSLDALSCPVTDIAVEIFQKSAPSPIRKLQKKYAAHVAREACISPCAMMLALVYIERLRHRNPEYLQKISSSDLFLISMMVASKYLYDEGEEEEVFNDEWGAAGKLDVKTVNNLEMNFLNAIEWSLFADPNDFFDLLSQLETSIAERQGMKRGWFSYTDLCVLLEHSVWSQALTAIYQHFTKVSCMLGLVYLTSVAGLIATSAVIHQLSLSRGGQSLLPPDEISLTHFLASNLSPETSSSARRLPCCVLANKSVNRQTGSPGSRQHHSQRPPLSSTQTSVLCLWGSLLASMGHIHPETKPDVEASQTWSPVSFICPGCLATLPPLACGLRNTSSVLPHSPFENHQPHLSWFSSSLLGATKPSVDSHLDIFPPVQLRPCHPKSMLPVDKVQALLMPG; encoded by the exons ATGGATTTCGACGCTTTATTTAACGAGAATACATTTCAGTTCTCGGATTTCCAAGAGTTCACG TTTCTTCCTGGACACCAGAAATTGACCGAAAGAGTGAGAAAGCGATTATATTATGGCCTGGACAATGATGTTTCTTTAGATGCCCTTTCCTGCCCTGTTACAG ATATTGCCGTCGAAATCTTCCAAAAGTCTGCCCCAAGCCCAATACGAAAGCTCCAGAAGAAGTATGCTGCCCATGTTGCCAG ggAGGCCTGCATTTCTCCGTGTGCCATGATGCTGGCTCTTGTTTACATAGAAAGGCTTAGACATAGAAACCCTGAATACCTCCAAAAgatctcctcctctgacctcttcttGATCTCCATG ATGGTTGCCAGCAAGTACCTGTATGATGAAGGTGAAGAAGAGGAGGTGTTCAATGATGAATGGGGAGCAGCTGGGAAGTTGGATGTCAAAACTGTCAACAACCTGGAGATGAACTTCTTGAACGCCATT GAGTGGAGCCTCTTCGCTGACCCGAATGACTTCTTTGATTTACTAAGTCAACTGGAGACCAG CATTGCAGAGCGGCAGGGGATGAAACGCGGCTGGTTCAGCTACACTGACCTCTGTGTGCTGCTAGAGCACTCTGTATGGAGTCAAGCCCTCACAGCCATCTACCAGCACTTTACTAAG GTATCCTGTATGCTTGGCCTGGTCTATCTAACCAGTGTGGCTGGCCTTATTGCCACCAGTGCTGTGATTCACCAGCTCAGTCTCTCTAGAGGAGGCCAGTCTCTTCTTCCACCAGATGAGATCAGCCTGACCCACTTTTTGGCTTCCAACCTGAGTCCAGAAACCTCTTCCTCAGCCCGCCGCCTCCCTTGTTGTGTTCTGGCCAACAAGAGTGTTAACCGTCAGACTGGCTCACCTGGAAGCAGGCAACACCACAGTCAAAGGCCTCCATTATCTTCCACACAAACATCTGTATTGTGTCTCTGGGGTTCCCTGCTTGCCTCGATGGGTCATATACATCCTGAAACGAAACCTGATGTGGAAGCCTCCCAGACCTGGTCTCCTGTGTCCTTCATCTGTCCTGGCTGTCTCGCAACACTCCCTCCTCTTGCTTGCGGGCTTCGAAACACCTCATCAGTCCTCCCTCACAGCCCCTTTGAAAACCATCAGCCTCATTTGTCGTGGTTCTCCTCCAGCCTCCTCGGTGCTACCAAGCCAAGTGTGGACTCTCATCTAGATATTTTTCCTCCTGTACAGCTGCGACCTTGCCACCCAAAGTCTATGCTGCCAGTTGACAAAGTCCAAGCTCTGCTTATGCCTGGCTAG